The following nucleotide sequence is from Candidatus Krumholzibacteriia bacterium.
AAACCTCTCGAGGACCTGCAGAAGGGGCTCGAAGCGGCGTTGCAGAAGTATCCCTTCCTGGACGGCGAACGCGTCGCCGCCCTCGGCGCCTCCTACGGCGGCTACATGATCAACTGGATCGCCGGTGCCTGGCCCGATCGCTTCCGCTGCCTGGTGAGCCACGACGGCAACCTCGACGAGCGCGCCGCCTACTTCGTCACCGAGGAGCTCTGGTTCCCCGAATGGGATCACCTGGGCACGCCCTGGGACAACCCGGAGAGCTACGAGAAGCACAATCCTCTGCGCTTGGTTTCGAAGTGGCAGACACCGATCCTGGTGGTCCACGGCGGTCGCGACTTCCGCGTCGTCGAGACCGAGGGCATGGCCACGTTCACCGCCGCCCAACGCCGGGGCATCCCGTCCAAGTTCCTCTACTTTCCCGACGAGAACCACTGGGTGCTGAAGCCGCAGAACAGCATCCTCTGGCACGATACCGTGCTGGCTTGGCTCGACGAGTGGACGAAGCCGACGAAGAAGAGGCTGTGACGGGGGACGACGCGGTGCCGGATCGGTAAGCGGCGTGACTCACGCCGCTACTGCGGCTGCGCCTCGCGCAGCAAGCGGCTGAGCTTCCGGAAGCCGGCGTGGTCCTTGGTGCGCGCCCATTCGAAGCCCACGGACTCGTGGTTGGTGATCCAGGCGCTGGCCTGCTGCATGCGCTCGAGGGCGTGACGCCGGTACTCTTCGCCCCGGCTGCTCACGCACTCCCAGCACAAGTGCACCTGGCTGCCGGCGCGCAGGAGTTCGATCACGGTCTGCATGACGCAGACGTGCGCCTCGATGCCCGCCACCACCAGCTGCCGCCGCGCCGCCGGCACGCCCGGGAGCGCGGCGGCGAGTGCCGCCTCGAAGGCGGGGTCGCCGCAGCAGCCGAACGTCAC
It contains:
- a CDS encoding isochorismatase family protein — translated: MQTVELLDADRSAVVVIDLQGKLMEMIHRRDLVIAGTKRLLQIAEIFARPVILTEQYPEGLGDTHPEIRAAFEALTTPKQYLRKVTFGCCGDPAFEAALAAALPGVPAARRQLVVAGIEAHVCVMQTVIELLRAGSQVHLCWECVSSRGEEYRRHALERMQQASAWITNHESVGFEWARTKDHAGFRKLSRLLREAQPQ